The window CAGGAGACGATGATGAACGACCCGCAAACCCTGCTTGAGCACTACGTGAAGAAGATCCTCGCCGCGCCGGTTTACGACATCGCGGTGCGTACGCCGCTGCAGGCTGCGCCAGCCTTGTCCGAAGCATTGGGCAATCGCATCCTGCTCAAACGCGAAGACCTGCAACCGACGTTCTCCTTCAAGATCCGTGGCGCCTACAACAAACTGGTGCAGTTGAGTGTTGAACAGAAAGCACGCGGGGTGATCACCGCATCCGCCGGCAATCATGCTCAAGGTGTGGCGCTGGCGGCACGTGAACTGGGCATCTCGGCAACCATCGTCATGCCCTCGACAACGCCTGAACTCAAAGTCCTCGGTGTGCGCAGTCGCGGCGCCGAAGCGCTGCTGCACGGCGAGAGCTTTCCATTCGCACTCGCCCATGCGCTGCAACTGGCCGAAGAGACCGGCCGCACCTTCGTTTCCCCCTTCGATGACCTTGACGTGATCGCCGGCCAAGGCACCGTCGCGATGGAGATCCTGCGCCAGCATCAAGGCGCGCTGGACGCGATCTTCGTCCCGGTGGGTGGTGGCGGTTTGATCGCCGGGATCGCGGCGTACGTCAAATATCTGCGCCCGGAGGTGCGCATCATCGGCGTCGAATCCGAGCACTCAGCTTGCCTGAAAGCGGCCCTGCAAGCGGGCGAACGGGTGGTGCTGCCCACGGTTGGCACATTCGCTGACGGCGTGGCCGTGGCGCAGATCGGCGAGTACGGATTTGAAGTGTGTCGCTTTTGCGTGGATGAGGTGATCACCGTCAGCAACGACGACCTCTGCGCCGCGATCAAGAACATCTACGACGATACCCGCTCGATCACCGAACCTTCCGGCGCCCTGGCCGTGGCCGGTATCAAGCAATACGTGGCGCGAACCGCTGTGCGCGGTCAGACCTTCGTGGCAATCGACTCCGGTGCCAACATCAACTTCGACAGTTTGCGACACGTTGCCGAGCGCGCCGCTGTGTGCGGCGCCCCCGCGTGATGGCGATCAGGGCAGCATCGGGCGCAGGAAGCTGCGCTCGTAGCTGACGATGAACTTCTTCTCGACCAGTGATTGCACCAGCGCAGTACTTTCCGGATCGGTCAGTGCGATGTGCCGGTAGCTTTCGTAATCCGCCAGCGACGGAAAACTGAACAGGCAATAGGCGATGTTGCTCGCACCCTCGGACGGCAGAAAGTAGCCGTGATGAGTGCCGCCCAAGCGTTCGACAATGCCGAGCCAGGCCTTGGCGTAGGCCTCGAATTCGGCCAGTTGATAAGGGTCGATCACGTATCTGACGTGGCAGGTAATCACCGATGACGCTCCTTGCTCAGATTATTCCTGAATGGCGGTGCCGACTTTGTCCGAGGCGGACCAGATGCGAAAACGCACTTCGACGTCCGACGGGGCATACACCACTACCGGCAACTTGCTGTTGTACCGCAGCATGAAACCGTCGCCGACGACCGGCACGAACGCGCGTTTCTTCTGCGAGCCGGGCGGGCAGGCCATCATTGTGCTCATCGGGCCGATAACCTTTTCCAGTCGGTAGAACGAGTAACCCCAGCCTTCGAGGTTTTTCTCGTCCAGAACCCCGCCCAGACGCTGGCGATTGCAATCCACTTCGAGAGTTTTGCCCGCGAGAATCTCGACCTGGAAGTTCTCTTCCTGATCCTGCTTGGGCAGATGAATGACCTGGCGCGTGAAGCCCGCTTCAGCCTTGGGATACGGCGCGACATCTTCCAGTTTCGCTGCGTGGGCGACAGTGGAAAGGCTGGCGATAATCAGGCCGGTGGTCGCGTAAGCACGGAAAGAACCCATGGAAGCCTCCTTGCGGGTGTAGTGTGATTGACGGGCATTCTTACCGTCACTGGCGGTGAATGCAAACCGACGACGAATTGCAAATTGCAGGGCCCGGACCGGCGTTTCTTGCAATTTGCAACTGGCCCAATACTGGCCAGTTCGCCAAGTGCTTGATTTCACGAGGGCCAAAACGATCCGATGAAAGGCATGGTTTATGCGTCTCTATGGTGCAGCGCACCGGATTCGGGCGCCTACACTCCAATGGGCATTTCGCAGTACAACCGTTTGTTGCACCAGGGAAACAGCGGGGACACACCCGTGCAGGGGCAGCAAAAGCGGTCAACGTGAAAAGTTGATTGGCAGTTTCATCAATAAGGAGAGGTTCATCATGTTTCTGTCTGCCTTGGAACTACGCAATATCATTGAAAGCAGTTTTCTGCCTAAACGTTGCCAATGCACGCTGTCGCCGGACTTGTCGATGACCGTCAAGGTCTTCGGCGATCACCAGACCGATCAAGTTGATCTGCACGTCAGCGGCATCGACGCCAGCCACCTCAATGGCTGTCGCGAAATCAACGAACTGATCGCCGGGCTGCGCTCGGATCTGGCGCAACAAGCTACGCCACACCACTACACTCCGCGCTCCCGAGCCGTTTAACCAACCGCTTCACCCAGTTCGACCGTCACGCGCCGGGCCTGCACAAAACCAAGGCCCAGCGCGAACTCGACCAGCACCGCGAGCAAAATCCCGGGGCCGGCGTGGCCGTTCAGCCATTCCACAAAGCCCAGCACCGCCAATCCAAAACAACCGACGATAAAGCCGTTGCTCAACGCATTGCGCGCGATCGACACCGGCGCTCTGCGCACCAGATAAAACATCACACCCAGCGCCGCAAACAGAACCGCGCTGCGCCGTGCAACAAATCCGGCCCCCTCGGAATATTCGATACTCCAGATCGCCAACA of the Pseudomonas sp. Seg1 genome contains:
- the eco gene encoding serine protease inhibitor ecotin, with amino-acid sequence MGSFRAYATTGLIIASLSTVAHAAKLEDVAPYPKAEAGFTRQVIHLPKQDQEENFQVEILAGKTLEVDCNRQRLGGVLDEKNLEGWGYSFYRLEKVIGPMSTMMACPPGSQKKRAFVPVVGDGFMLRYNSKLPVVVYAPSDVEVRFRIWSASDKVGTAIQE
- a CDS encoding NIPSNAP family protein translates to MITCHVRYVIDPYQLAEFEAYAKAWLGIVERLGGTHHGYFLPSEGASNIAYCLFSFPSLADYESYRHIALTDPESTALVQSLVEKKFIVSYERSFLRPMLP
- a CDS encoding DUF1652 domain-containing protein, translating into MFLSALELRNIIESSFLPKRCQCTLSPDLSMTVKVFGDHQTDQVDLHVSGIDASHLNGCREINELIAGLRSDLAQQATPHHYTPRSRAV